Proteins from one Poseidonibacter antarcticus genomic window:
- a CDS encoding MBL fold metallo-hydrolase, translating into MKLKFLGTADSAGIPVHNCTCSICSEYRSNNMRNLSTCAYLEIEDKVILIDAGVEDISNIFDNKKISAIFLTHFHADHCLGLLRLRHSFDNINCYHPKDEQGFSDLFKHKHSLFYNEIKPFSQTIINEIKFTTIPLKHSKNTFGYLIEYKDTKIAYLTDCAGISKTSMEFLKSFSLDYVFIDACYDERKKTGNHLNYLQASQIIDELEVKNAFLMHISHTTAEYIKKNNVFLKYKYLNENEKIIF; encoded by the coding sequence ATGAAACTAAAATTTTTAGGAACAGCAGATAGTGCAGGTATTCCTGTACATAATTGTACTTGTTCTATTTGTTCTGAATATAGAAGTAATAATATGAGAAATTTATCAACTTGTGCATATTTAGAAATTGAAGACAAGGTTATTTTAATAGATGCAGGAGTCGAAGATATTTCAAATATTTTTGACAATAAAAAAATATCAGCTATTTTTCTTACTCATTTTCATGCAGATCATTGTTTAGGTCTTTTAAGACTTAGACATTCCTTTGATAATATTAATTGTTACCATCCAAAAGATGAACAAGGGTTCTCTGATTTATTTAAACATAAACATTCGCTTTTTTATAATGAAATAAAGCCTTTTAGTCAAACAATAATAAATGAAATAAAATTTACTACAATTCCGTTAAAGCACTCAAAAAATACTTTTGGATATTTAATTGAATACAAAGATACTAAAATTGCTTATTTAACTGATTGCGCTGGAATTAGTAAAACAAGTATGGAATTTCTAAAATCATTTTCATTAGATTATGTGTTTATTGATGCTTGCTATGATGAAAGAAAGAAGACAGGAAATCATTTAAATTATTTACAAGCGAGCCAAATAATAGATGAACTTGAAGTTAAAAATGCTTTTCTAATGCATATATCGCATACTACAGCAGAATATATTAAAAAAAATAATGTATTTTTAAAGTACAAATATCTTAATGAGAATGAAAAGATTATATTTTGA
- a CDS encoding MFS transporter produces the protein MLSRLFIEGSVKSVIGLGTTMTIGYGTLYYSITIMSEELSKQFNWTNSFIFGVLSVGILLGGFLVPIIGKLLDKKGARIIMSIGSILCGMGLLLLSLITSKLEFILAMLFLESVSILVLYEAAFVAFSQLVGTKAKLPIIQITLIAGFASTIFWPLISYLLTLVSWREVYQILALFHFFLALPIHYFVLKKNLKIDNKNFDEKSFEECIYQEGSNKKRSILLVSIAFSLIAIPITAMQTQFLSLFKSFGIEASVAIALGTLIGPAQVFSRILLMSFSSKATPLLTASISISMMAIGLLCLLFSGYNLNAALYFVILYGAGQGLSDIVRGTLPLYLFGKEGFGKTMGKINHVRLIVMSMVPFTFALMLETLGGTFSTIFLSIVTVIAVFLIKLIDIGKTEKEKR, from the coding sequence TTGTTATCAAGATTATTTATTGAAGGCTCTGTTAAATCTGTTATAGGACTTGGAACTACTATGACTATTGGTTATGGTACTTTGTATTATTCTATTACAATAATGTCAGAAGAATTATCCAAACAATTTAACTGGACAAACTCTTTTATCTTTGGTGTATTATCTGTGGGAATCTTATTAGGAGGTTTTCTAGTTCCTATTATTGGAAAACTTTTAGATAAAAAAGGTGCAAGAATAATTATGAGTATAGGCTCAATTCTTTGTGGTATGGGATTACTTTTATTATCTTTAATTACTTCAAAATTAGAATTTATTCTAGCTATGTTATTTTTAGAATCTGTTTCAATACTTGTTTTATACGAAGCAGCTTTTGTAGCTTTTTCTCAATTAGTAGGAACTAAAGCAAAACTTCCTATTATTCAAATTACATTAATAGCAGGTTTTGCTTCAACAATTTTTTGGCCTTTAATATCCTATCTTTTAACTCTTGTTTCTTGGAGAGAGGTTTATCAAATACTTGCACTATTTCATTTCTTTTTAGCCTTACCTATTCATTATTTTGTCCTGAAAAAGAATCTAAAAATTGACAATAAAAACTTTGATGAAAAAAGTTTTGAAGAATGTATTTATCAAGAAGGTAGTAATAAAAAAAGATCAATTTTATTAGTATCTATTGCTTTCTCACTAATTGCAATTCCTATTACTGCTATGCAAACACAATTTTTATCATTATTTAAAAGTTTTGGTATTGAAGCAAGTGTTGCTATTGCTCTTGGAACCTTAATTGGACCAGCACAAGTTTTTTCAAGAATATTACTTATGAGTTTTTCTTCAAAAGCAACACCTTTGTTAACTGCAAGTATCTCAATATCAATGATGGCAATTGGACTTTTATGTTTATTATTTAGTGGATATAATTTAAATGCTGCTTTATATTTTGTAATACTTTATGGAGCAGGTCAAGGCCTAAGTGATATAGTCAGAGGAACATTACCCTTATATCTTTTTGGAAAAGAGGGGTTTGGAAAAACTATGGGGAAAATAAATCATGTTAGATTAATAGTTATGTCAATGGTTCCTTTTACTTTTGCTTTAATGTTAGAAACCCTAGGTGGAACTTTTTCAACAATTTTCTTAAGTATTGTTACTGTAATTGCAGTTTTTTTAATAAAATTGATTGATATTGGAAAAACTGAAAAAGAAAAAAGGTAA